The Bombus fervidus isolate BK054 chromosome 3, iyBomFerv1, whole genome shotgun sequence genome includes a window with the following:
- the F gene encoding espin protein forked isoform X2 produces MGVHVSESEQVRDRPSPMTELVNDPYDYHPPPIDINDDNDDDNDDYDDNDDDDVLRSWLVLVTQIFDVKGKRAKKERSEAHRTDVTGRMARDRSGSEYSENMSDATTCSCTTSSADKCSLRGCGMFQEPFFLHPPGSRPRDGIYINPMSAYIGEPVKPKDTESFYLHSPHDLVYTRITRLFADTDKHRHFEKKDETLTVKVDVHFNNGVLDRSSGENGYTTKAEMTREPSEHAYEQICLRQDPETAGIVASPQRKVQIDNVSDRSRSRKTDRRYSRSSSASESSNVSSEIPCFSSSASTPSLSRNSSNERAGKKFTVESSSHEKKNTTSTSSQVESEKEIKPANGGVSFAKPPPPPPPPPLPEKEDVVVLVVNAKQNAEPITRDEKRDVSGETNRNGRTENGAHLASAAINKSDVSCGEHQQPEVPPASPPADTEEIKTNQTSHLVNKHMVLPFIPPKFANADSNTLLKPSEYLKSICKISSKSSLLKARSVDNLDIQSRSGDRREGFVRPEGTEEQEQEELREALAERGATRKATRELEEEEEEEDRVVVVVEEGKESTAGPPPPPLSPLQKSRRINEESSTVAMTDLESQKTLQPLATISIQDLTSIQLRRTSAKMNATKTFSAPPPRSVSMTNVSEPFFVQKTDLIAELKRTKDIPGIKKMKVEMAQVEKTQEQNLMSEINKAFNVSNFVDQIPEKDSSGNVIPIWKRQMLARKAAERAKKELEEQLARENEERRQKAIPAWKRQLLAKKDNEEKRLNQVCATPTAKVDAVATPTPTPTPTSRRDVSPSSISSRTTHRHEEKPDAEEKKPADANSSHQGSHGTQSNETDDDAQIIPWRAQLRKTSSKLNILD; encoded by the exons CCGATGTCACCGGCAGAATGGCCAGGGATCGTTCCGGTTCAGAATATTCGGAGAACATGAGCGACGCCACGACTTGCAGCTGCACGACGAGTTCCGCTGACAAG TGTTCGTTGCGCGGCTGCGGTATGTTTCAAGAGCCGTTTTTCCTACATCCACCTGGCTCGCGACCACGCGATGGAATCTACATAAATCCGATGAGCGCGTACATCGGCGAGCCTGTAAAGCCGAAGGATACAGAGTCCTTTTATCTGCACAGCCCGCACGATCTCGTCTACACGAGGATTACGCGATTGTTCGCCGACACGGACAAGCATCGACACTTTGAGAAGAAGGACGAGACTTTGACTG TGAAAGTGGACGTACACTTCAACAATGGCGTTCTCGACCGATCGTCCGGCGAAAACGGCTACACGACCAAAGCCGAAATGACGCGCGAGCCGTCCGAACACGCGTACGAGCAAATCTGTTTACGCCAGGATCCTGAGACCGCTGGCATCGTCGCCAGCCCGCAGAGGAAGGTGCAGATCGACAACGTATCCGATCGCAG CCGATCTCGAAAAACCGATCGCAGATACAGTAGATCGAGTAGCGCGAGCGAGTCGTCGAACGTCAGCAGCGAGATTCCTTGCTTCTCGTCGAGCGCGTCGACGCCGTCGCTGTCGCGGAACAGCAGCAACGAACGAGCCGGAAAGAAGTTTACCGTGGAGTCGTCGTCGCACG AGAAAAAGAACACGACCAGTACGTCGTCGCAAGTAGAAAGCGAAAAGGAGATCAAACCGGCGAACGGCGGAGTCAG CTTCGCCAAGCCACCGCCTCCACCACCACCGCCCCCACTACCGGAGAAGGAAGACGTCGTGGTGCTCGTGGTGAACGCCAAGCAAAACGCGGAACCTATAACCAGGGACGAGAAAAGAGACGTCTCCGGTGAAACGAACCGGAATGGAAGAACCGAGAACGGAGCACACCTTGCATCTGCAG CGATCAACAAGTCCGACGTATCCTGCGGCGAGCATCAGCAGCCGGAAGTGCCTCCTGCCAGTCCACCGGCGGACACCGAGGAAATTAAGACGAACCAAACGTCCCATCTGGTCAATAAACATATGGTGCTACCGTTCATACCGCCCAAGTTCGCCAACGCGGACTCCAACACTCTGCTCAAGCCGTCCGAGTATCTCAAGAGCATCTGCAAGATTTCGTCAAAGAGCAGCCTGTTGAAAGCAAG ATCGGTCGACAATTTGGACATACAAAGTAGAAGCGGTGACCGAAGAGAAGGCTTCGTCAGACCGGAAGGGACCGAGGAACAGGAGCAAGAAGAACTGAGGGAGGCTTTAGCGGAGAGGGGTGCCACGCGCAAAGCAACTCGGGAGctggaggaggaggaagaggaagaggatagggtggtggtggtggtcgAAGAGGGAAAGGAATCGACTGCAGGACCTCCGCCGCCACCGTTGTCACCGCTTCAAAAATCTCGACGTATCAACGAGGAGTCCAGCACGGTGGCCATGACCGATCTCGAATCACAGAAAACCCTGCAGCCACTCGCCACCATCAGCATTCAAGATCTGACCAGTATCCAACTGCGAAGAACTTCCGCGAAAATGAACGCGACGAAAACGTTCTCCGCGCCTCCGCCGCGCAGCGTATCTATGACGAACG TTTCAGAGCCGTTCTTCGTACAAAAGACCGATTTGATCGCGGAACTGAAGAGAACCAAGGACATCCCTGGAATCAAGAAGATGAAGGTGGAGATGGCGCAGGTGGAGAAGACACAGGAGCAGAATCTCATGTCGGAGATCAACAAGGCGTTCAACGTTTCGAATTTCGTGGATCAG ATCCCAGAGAAAGACAGTTCGGGGAACGTGATACCGATATGGAAACGACAGATGCTGGCGCGAAAGGCTGCCGAGCGAGCGAAGAAAGAATTGGAGGAGCAGCTCGCCAGGGAAAACGAAGAGAGACGACAGAAAGCGATTCCTGCTTGGAAGAGGCAGCTCCTCGCCAAAAAGgacaacgaagaaaaaag ACTGAACCAAGTGTGCGCGACGCCAACAGCCAAAGTAGACGCGGTGGCGACGCCGACGCCAACGCCGACGCCGACATCGAGGAGGGATGTTTCGCCTTCGTCTATCTCATCGCGCACTACCCACCGACACGAAGAGAAACCGGACGCCGAGGAGAAGAAGCCTGCCGACGCGAACTCCTCGCATCAAGGATCGCACGGGACGCAGTCAAACGAAACAGACGACGACGCTCAAATTATTCCGTGGCGAGCACAGCTTAGGAAGACCTCCAGCAAACTCAATATTTTGGATTAA
- the F gene encoding espin protein forked isoform X3, which translates to MGVHVSESEQVRDRPSPMTELVNDPYDYHPPPIDINDDNDDDNDDYDDNDDDDVLRSWLVLVTQIFDVKGKRAKKCSLRGCGMFQEPFFLHPPGSRPRDGIYINPMSAYIGEPVKPKDTESFYLHSPHDLVYTRITRLFADTDKHRHFEKKDETLTVKVDVHFNNGVLDRSSGENGYTTKAEMTREPSEHAYEQICLRQDPETAGIVASPQRKVQIDNVSDRSRSRKTDRRYSRSSSASESSNVSSEIPCFSSSASTPSLSRNSSNERAGKKFTVESSSHGTLNRRVRFQMTIADRSSIRFSEKKNTTSTSSQVESEKEIKPANGGVSFAKPPPPPPPPPLPEKEDVVVLVVNAKQNAEPITRDEKRDVSGETNRNGRTENGAHLASAAINKSDVSCGEHQQPEVPPASPPADTEEIKTNQTSHLVNKHMVLPFIPPKFANADSNTLLKPSEYLKSICKISSKSSLLKARSVDNLDIQSRSGDRREGFVRPEGTEEQEQEELREALAERGATRKATRELEEEEEEEDRVVVVVEEGKESTAGPPPPPLSPLQKSRRINEESSTVAMTDLESQKTLQPLATISIQDLTSIQLRRTSAKMNATKTFSAPPPRSVSMTNVSEPFFVQKTDLIAELKRTKDIPGIKKMKVEMAQVEKTQEQNLMSEINKAFNVSNFVDQIPEKDSSGNVIPIWKRQMLARKAAERAKKELEEQLARENEERRQKAIPAWKRQLLAKKDNEEKRLNQVCATPTAKVDAVATPTPTPTPTSRRDVSPSSISSRTTHRHEEKPDAEEKKPADANSSHQGSHGTQSNETDDDAQIIPWRAQLRKTSSKLNILD; encoded by the exons TGTTCGTTGCGCGGCTGCGGTATGTTTCAAGAGCCGTTTTTCCTACATCCACCTGGCTCGCGACCACGCGATGGAATCTACATAAATCCGATGAGCGCGTACATCGGCGAGCCTGTAAAGCCGAAGGATACAGAGTCCTTTTATCTGCACAGCCCGCACGATCTCGTCTACACGAGGATTACGCGATTGTTCGCCGACACGGACAAGCATCGACACTTTGAGAAGAAGGACGAGACTTTGACTG TGAAAGTGGACGTACACTTCAACAATGGCGTTCTCGACCGATCGTCCGGCGAAAACGGCTACACGACCAAAGCCGAAATGACGCGCGAGCCGTCCGAACACGCGTACGAGCAAATCTGTTTACGCCAGGATCCTGAGACCGCTGGCATCGTCGCCAGCCCGCAGAGGAAGGTGCAGATCGACAACGTATCCGATCGCAG CCGATCTCGAAAAACCGATCGCAGATACAGTAGATCGAGTAGCGCGAGCGAGTCGTCGAACGTCAGCAGCGAGATTCCTTGCTTCTCGTCGAGCGCGTCGACGCCGTCGCTGTCGCGGAACAGCAGCAACGAACGAGCCGGAAAGAAGTTTACCGTGGAGTCGTCGTCGCACGGTACGTTGAATCGACGAGTGCGTTTCCAAATGACAATCGCTGATCGATCGTCCATACGATTTTCAGAGAAAAAGAACACGACCAGTACGTCGTCGCAAGTAGAAAGCGAAAAGGAGATCAAACCGGCGAACGGCGGAGTCAG CTTCGCCAAGCCACCGCCTCCACCACCACCGCCCCCACTACCGGAGAAGGAAGACGTCGTGGTGCTCGTGGTGAACGCCAAGCAAAACGCGGAACCTATAACCAGGGACGAGAAAAGAGACGTCTCCGGTGAAACGAACCGGAATGGAAGAACCGAGAACGGAGCACACCTTGCATCTGCAG CGATCAACAAGTCCGACGTATCCTGCGGCGAGCATCAGCAGCCGGAAGTGCCTCCTGCCAGTCCACCGGCGGACACCGAGGAAATTAAGACGAACCAAACGTCCCATCTGGTCAATAAACATATGGTGCTACCGTTCATACCGCCCAAGTTCGCCAACGCGGACTCCAACACTCTGCTCAAGCCGTCCGAGTATCTCAAGAGCATCTGCAAGATTTCGTCAAAGAGCAGCCTGTTGAAAGCAAG ATCGGTCGACAATTTGGACATACAAAGTAGAAGCGGTGACCGAAGAGAAGGCTTCGTCAGACCGGAAGGGACCGAGGAACAGGAGCAAGAAGAACTGAGGGAGGCTTTAGCGGAGAGGGGTGCCACGCGCAAAGCAACTCGGGAGctggaggaggaggaagaggaagaggatagggtggtggtggtggtcgAAGAGGGAAAGGAATCGACTGCAGGACCTCCGCCGCCACCGTTGTCACCGCTTCAAAAATCTCGACGTATCAACGAGGAGTCCAGCACGGTGGCCATGACCGATCTCGAATCACAGAAAACCCTGCAGCCACTCGCCACCATCAGCATTCAAGATCTGACCAGTATCCAACTGCGAAGAACTTCCGCGAAAATGAACGCGACGAAAACGTTCTCCGCGCCTCCGCCGCGCAGCGTATCTATGACGAACG TTTCAGAGCCGTTCTTCGTACAAAAGACCGATTTGATCGCGGAACTGAAGAGAACCAAGGACATCCCTGGAATCAAGAAGATGAAGGTGGAGATGGCGCAGGTGGAGAAGACACAGGAGCAGAATCTCATGTCGGAGATCAACAAGGCGTTCAACGTTTCGAATTTCGTGGATCAG ATCCCAGAGAAAGACAGTTCGGGGAACGTGATACCGATATGGAAACGACAGATGCTGGCGCGAAAGGCTGCCGAGCGAGCGAAGAAAGAATTGGAGGAGCAGCTCGCCAGGGAAAACGAAGAGAGACGACAGAAAGCGATTCCTGCTTGGAAGAGGCAGCTCCTCGCCAAAAAGgacaacgaagaaaaaag ACTGAACCAAGTGTGCGCGACGCCAACAGCCAAAGTAGACGCGGTGGCGACGCCGACGCCAACGCCGACGCCGACATCGAGGAGGGATGTTTCGCCTTCGTCTATCTCATCGCGCACTACCCACCGACACGAAGAGAAACCGGACGCCGAGGAGAAGAAGCCTGCCGACGCGAACTCCTCGCATCAAGGATCGCACGGGACGCAGTCAAACGAAACAGACGACGACGCTCAAATTATTCCGTGGCGAGCACAGCTTAGGAAGACCTCCAGCAAACTCAATATTTTGGATTAA
- the F gene encoding espin protein forked isoform X1, protein MGVHVSESEQVRDRPSPMTELVNDPYDYHPPPIDINDDNDDDNDDYDDNDDDDVLRSWLVLVTQIFDVKGKRAKKERSEAHRTDVTGRMARDRSGSEYSENMSDATTCSCTTSSADKCSLRGCGMFQEPFFLHPPGSRPRDGIYINPMSAYIGEPVKPKDTESFYLHSPHDLVYTRITRLFADTDKHRHFEKKDETLTVKVDVHFNNGVLDRSSGENGYTTKAEMTREPSEHAYEQICLRQDPETAGIVASPQRKVQIDNVSDRSRSRKTDRRYSRSSSASESSNVSSEIPCFSSSASTPSLSRNSSNERAGKKFTVESSSHGTLNRRVRFQMTIADRSSIRFSEKKNTTSTSSQVESEKEIKPANGGVSFAKPPPPPPPPPLPEKEDVVVLVVNAKQNAEPITRDEKRDVSGETNRNGRTENGAHLASAAINKSDVSCGEHQQPEVPPASPPADTEEIKTNQTSHLVNKHMVLPFIPPKFANADSNTLLKPSEYLKSICKISSKSSLLKARSVDNLDIQSRSGDRREGFVRPEGTEEQEQEELREALAERGATRKATRELEEEEEEEDRVVVVVEEGKESTAGPPPPPLSPLQKSRRINEESSTVAMTDLESQKTLQPLATISIQDLTSIQLRRTSAKMNATKTFSAPPPRSVSMTNVSEPFFVQKTDLIAELKRTKDIPGIKKMKVEMAQVEKTQEQNLMSEINKAFNVSNFVDQIPEKDSSGNVIPIWKRQMLARKAAERAKKELEEQLARENEERRQKAIPAWKRQLLAKKDNEEKRLNQVCATPTAKVDAVATPTPTPTPTSRRDVSPSSISSRTTHRHEEKPDAEEKKPADANSSHQGSHGTQSNETDDDAQIIPWRAQLRKTSSKLNILD, encoded by the exons CCGATGTCACCGGCAGAATGGCCAGGGATCGTTCCGGTTCAGAATATTCGGAGAACATGAGCGACGCCACGACTTGCAGCTGCACGACGAGTTCCGCTGACAAG TGTTCGTTGCGCGGCTGCGGTATGTTTCAAGAGCCGTTTTTCCTACATCCACCTGGCTCGCGACCACGCGATGGAATCTACATAAATCCGATGAGCGCGTACATCGGCGAGCCTGTAAAGCCGAAGGATACAGAGTCCTTTTATCTGCACAGCCCGCACGATCTCGTCTACACGAGGATTACGCGATTGTTCGCCGACACGGACAAGCATCGACACTTTGAGAAGAAGGACGAGACTTTGACTG TGAAAGTGGACGTACACTTCAACAATGGCGTTCTCGACCGATCGTCCGGCGAAAACGGCTACACGACCAAAGCCGAAATGACGCGCGAGCCGTCCGAACACGCGTACGAGCAAATCTGTTTACGCCAGGATCCTGAGACCGCTGGCATCGTCGCCAGCCCGCAGAGGAAGGTGCAGATCGACAACGTATCCGATCGCAG CCGATCTCGAAAAACCGATCGCAGATACAGTAGATCGAGTAGCGCGAGCGAGTCGTCGAACGTCAGCAGCGAGATTCCTTGCTTCTCGTCGAGCGCGTCGACGCCGTCGCTGTCGCGGAACAGCAGCAACGAACGAGCCGGAAAGAAGTTTACCGTGGAGTCGTCGTCGCACGGTACGTTGAATCGACGAGTGCGTTTCCAAATGACAATCGCTGATCGATCGTCCATACGATTTTCAGAGAAAAAGAACACGACCAGTACGTCGTCGCAAGTAGAAAGCGAAAAGGAGATCAAACCGGCGAACGGCGGAGTCAG CTTCGCCAAGCCACCGCCTCCACCACCACCGCCCCCACTACCGGAGAAGGAAGACGTCGTGGTGCTCGTGGTGAACGCCAAGCAAAACGCGGAACCTATAACCAGGGACGAGAAAAGAGACGTCTCCGGTGAAACGAACCGGAATGGAAGAACCGAGAACGGAGCACACCTTGCATCTGCAG CGATCAACAAGTCCGACGTATCCTGCGGCGAGCATCAGCAGCCGGAAGTGCCTCCTGCCAGTCCACCGGCGGACACCGAGGAAATTAAGACGAACCAAACGTCCCATCTGGTCAATAAACATATGGTGCTACCGTTCATACCGCCCAAGTTCGCCAACGCGGACTCCAACACTCTGCTCAAGCCGTCCGAGTATCTCAAGAGCATCTGCAAGATTTCGTCAAAGAGCAGCCTGTTGAAAGCAAG ATCGGTCGACAATTTGGACATACAAAGTAGAAGCGGTGACCGAAGAGAAGGCTTCGTCAGACCGGAAGGGACCGAGGAACAGGAGCAAGAAGAACTGAGGGAGGCTTTAGCGGAGAGGGGTGCCACGCGCAAAGCAACTCGGGAGctggaggaggaggaagaggaagaggatagggtggtggtggtggtcgAAGAGGGAAAGGAATCGACTGCAGGACCTCCGCCGCCACCGTTGTCACCGCTTCAAAAATCTCGACGTATCAACGAGGAGTCCAGCACGGTGGCCATGACCGATCTCGAATCACAGAAAACCCTGCAGCCACTCGCCACCATCAGCATTCAAGATCTGACCAGTATCCAACTGCGAAGAACTTCCGCGAAAATGAACGCGACGAAAACGTTCTCCGCGCCTCCGCCGCGCAGCGTATCTATGACGAACG TTTCAGAGCCGTTCTTCGTACAAAAGACCGATTTGATCGCGGAACTGAAGAGAACCAAGGACATCCCTGGAATCAAGAAGATGAAGGTGGAGATGGCGCAGGTGGAGAAGACACAGGAGCAGAATCTCATGTCGGAGATCAACAAGGCGTTCAACGTTTCGAATTTCGTGGATCAG ATCCCAGAGAAAGACAGTTCGGGGAACGTGATACCGATATGGAAACGACAGATGCTGGCGCGAAAGGCTGCCGAGCGAGCGAAGAAAGAATTGGAGGAGCAGCTCGCCAGGGAAAACGAAGAGAGACGACAGAAAGCGATTCCTGCTTGGAAGAGGCAGCTCCTCGCCAAAAAGgacaacgaagaaaaaag ACTGAACCAAGTGTGCGCGACGCCAACAGCCAAAGTAGACGCGGTGGCGACGCCGACGCCAACGCCGACGCCGACATCGAGGAGGGATGTTTCGCCTTCGTCTATCTCATCGCGCACTACCCACCGACACGAAGAGAAACCGGACGCCGAGGAGAAGAAGCCTGCCGACGCGAACTCCTCGCATCAAGGATCGCACGGGACGCAGTCAAACGAAACAGACGACGACGCTCAAATTATTCCGTGGCGAGCACAGCTTAGGAAGACCTCCAGCAAACTCAATATTTTGGATTAA
- the F gene encoding espin protein forked isoform X4, producing the protein MGVHERSEAHRTDVTGRMARDRSGSEYSENMSDATTCSCTTSSADKCSLRGCGMFQEPFFLHPPGSRPRDGIYINPMSAYIGEPVKPKDTESFYLHSPHDLVYTRITRLFADTDKHRHFEKKDETLTVKVDVHFNNGVLDRSSGENGYTTKAEMTREPSEHAYEQICLRQDPETAGIVASPQRKVQIDNVSDRSRSRKTDRRYSRSSSASESSNVSSEIPCFSSSASTPSLSRNSSNERAGKKFTVESSSHGTLNRRVRFQMTIADRSSIRFSEKKNTTSTSSQVESEKEIKPANGGVSFAKPPPPPPPPPLPEKEDVVVLVVNAKQNAEPITRDEKRDVSGETNRNGRTENGAHLASAAINKSDVSCGEHQQPEVPPASPPADTEEIKTNQTSHLVNKHMVLPFIPPKFANADSNTLLKPSEYLKSICKISSKSSLLKARSVDNLDIQSRSGDRREGFVRPEGTEEQEQEELREALAERGATRKATRELEEEEEEEDRVVVVVEEGKESTAGPPPPPLSPLQKSRRINEESSTVAMTDLESQKTLQPLATISIQDLTSIQLRRTSAKMNATKTFSAPPPRSVSMTNVSEPFFVQKTDLIAELKRTKDIPGIKKMKVEMAQVEKTQEQNLMSEINKAFNVSNFVDQIPEKDSSGNVIPIWKRQMLARKAAERAKKELEEQLARENEERRQKAIPAWKRQLLAKKDNEEKRLNQVCATPTAKVDAVATPTPTPTPTSRRDVSPSSISSRTTHRHEEKPDAEEKKPADANSSHQGSHGTQSNETDDDAQIIPWRAQLRKTSSKLNILD; encoded by the exons CCGATGTCACCGGCAGAATGGCCAGGGATCGTTCCGGTTCAGAATATTCGGAGAACATGAGCGACGCCACGACTTGCAGCTGCACGACGAGTTCCGCTGACAAG TGTTCGTTGCGCGGCTGCGGTATGTTTCAAGAGCCGTTTTTCCTACATCCACCTGGCTCGCGACCACGCGATGGAATCTACATAAATCCGATGAGCGCGTACATCGGCGAGCCTGTAAAGCCGAAGGATACAGAGTCCTTTTATCTGCACAGCCCGCACGATCTCGTCTACACGAGGATTACGCGATTGTTCGCCGACACGGACAAGCATCGACACTTTGAGAAGAAGGACGAGACTTTGACTG TGAAAGTGGACGTACACTTCAACAATGGCGTTCTCGACCGATCGTCCGGCGAAAACGGCTACACGACCAAAGCCGAAATGACGCGCGAGCCGTCCGAACACGCGTACGAGCAAATCTGTTTACGCCAGGATCCTGAGACCGCTGGCATCGTCGCCAGCCCGCAGAGGAAGGTGCAGATCGACAACGTATCCGATCGCAG CCGATCTCGAAAAACCGATCGCAGATACAGTAGATCGAGTAGCGCGAGCGAGTCGTCGAACGTCAGCAGCGAGATTCCTTGCTTCTCGTCGAGCGCGTCGACGCCGTCGCTGTCGCGGAACAGCAGCAACGAACGAGCCGGAAAGAAGTTTACCGTGGAGTCGTCGTCGCACGGTACGTTGAATCGACGAGTGCGTTTCCAAATGACAATCGCTGATCGATCGTCCATACGATTTTCAGAGAAAAAGAACACGACCAGTACGTCGTCGCAAGTAGAAAGCGAAAAGGAGATCAAACCGGCGAACGGCGGAGTCAG CTTCGCCAAGCCACCGCCTCCACCACCACCGCCCCCACTACCGGAGAAGGAAGACGTCGTGGTGCTCGTGGTGAACGCCAAGCAAAACGCGGAACCTATAACCAGGGACGAGAAAAGAGACGTCTCCGGTGAAACGAACCGGAATGGAAGAACCGAGAACGGAGCACACCTTGCATCTGCAG CGATCAACAAGTCCGACGTATCCTGCGGCGAGCATCAGCAGCCGGAAGTGCCTCCTGCCAGTCCACCGGCGGACACCGAGGAAATTAAGACGAACCAAACGTCCCATCTGGTCAATAAACATATGGTGCTACCGTTCATACCGCCCAAGTTCGCCAACGCGGACTCCAACACTCTGCTCAAGCCGTCCGAGTATCTCAAGAGCATCTGCAAGATTTCGTCAAAGAGCAGCCTGTTGAAAGCAAG ATCGGTCGACAATTTGGACATACAAAGTAGAAGCGGTGACCGAAGAGAAGGCTTCGTCAGACCGGAAGGGACCGAGGAACAGGAGCAAGAAGAACTGAGGGAGGCTTTAGCGGAGAGGGGTGCCACGCGCAAAGCAACTCGGGAGctggaggaggaggaagaggaagaggatagggtggtggtggtggtcgAAGAGGGAAAGGAATCGACTGCAGGACCTCCGCCGCCACCGTTGTCACCGCTTCAAAAATCTCGACGTATCAACGAGGAGTCCAGCACGGTGGCCATGACCGATCTCGAATCACAGAAAACCCTGCAGCCACTCGCCACCATCAGCATTCAAGATCTGACCAGTATCCAACTGCGAAGAACTTCCGCGAAAATGAACGCGACGAAAACGTTCTCCGCGCCTCCGCCGCGCAGCGTATCTATGACGAACG TTTCAGAGCCGTTCTTCGTACAAAAGACCGATTTGATCGCGGAACTGAAGAGAACCAAGGACATCCCTGGAATCAAGAAGATGAAGGTGGAGATGGCGCAGGTGGAGAAGACACAGGAGCAGAATCTCATGTCGGAGATCAACAAGGCGTTCAACGTTTCGAATTTCGTGGATCAG ATCCCAGAGAAAGACAGTTCGGGGAACGTGATACCGATATGGAAACGACAGATGCTGGCGCGAAAGGCTGCCGAGCGAGCGAAGAAAGAATTGGAGGAGCAGCTCGCCAGGGAAAACGAAGAGAGACGACAGAAAGCGATTCCTGCTTGGAAGAGGCAGCTCCTCGCCAAAAAGgacaacgaagaaaaaag ACTGAACCAAGTGTGCGCGACGCCAACAGCCAAAGTAGACGCGGTGGCGACGCCGACGCCAACGCCGACGCCGACATCGAGGAGGGATGTTTCGCCTTCGTCTATCTCATCGCGCACTACCCACCGACACGAAGAGAAACCGGACGCCGAGGAGAAGAAGCCTGCCGACGCGAACTCCTCGCATCAAGGATCGCACGGGACGCAGTCAAACGAAACAGACGACGACGCTCAAATTATTCCGTGGCGAGCACAGCTTAGGAAGACCTCCAGCAAACTCAATATTTTGGATTAA